From Streptomyces showdoensis, a single genomic window includes:
- a CDS encoding carbohydrate ABC transporter permease, translating into MTQVAAPAAGPAPAAAAPRPAVPRRRRRGRAAPYLFVLPALLLFAAFKLYPIGWSFLLSLHRTVGGAETFVGADNYLRLAEDPLLWTALRNTLVILVVQVPLMLALATGLAVALDSTLLRGRPVFRLGFFLPMVTGLVAYGIVFSVLLNKDYGLVNWVFGRFGADPVPWLTDPMWARISLGLALTWHYTGYNAVILLARLQTVPRELYDAVAVDGGGALSAFRHVTLPGLRPALLLTTVLSTIGTLQLFDEPYVLTGGGPDNATLTIGVYLYQNAFTYFDFGYASAIAYALTVLVGLLGLIQFRLLGEKP; encoded by the coding sequence ATGACGCAGGTCGCCGCCCCGGCGGCCGGCCCCGCGCCGGCCGCCGCCGCACCACGGCCCGCCGTGCCCCGCCGCCGGCGGCGGGGCCGGGCCGCCCCGTACCTCTTCGTCCTGCCCGCCCTGCTGCTCTTCGCCGCCTTCAAGCTCTACCCGATCGGCTGGTCCTTCCTGCTCAGCCTGCACCGCACGGTCGGCGGCGCCGAGACCTTCGTCGGCGCCGACAACTACCTGCGGCTCGCGGAGGACCCGCTGCTGTGGACCGCGCTGCGCAACACCCTCGTGATCCTCGTCGTCCAAGTGCCGCTGATGCTGGCGCTCGCGACCGGGCTCGCCGTCGCCCTCGACTCCACCCTGCTGCGCGGCCGCCCGGTCTTCCGGCTCGGCTTCTTCCTGCCGATGGTCACCGGCCTCGTCGCGTACGGCATCGTCTTCTCCGTCCTGCTCAACAAGGACTACGGCCTGGTCAACTGGGTGTTCGGGCGCTTCGGCGCCGACCCGGTGCCGTGGCTGACCGATCCGATGTGGGCGCGGATCTCCCTCGGCCTGGCGCTGACCTGGCACTACACCGGCTACAACGCCGTCATCCTGCTGGCCCGGCTGCAGACGGTGCCGCGCGAGCTCTACGACGCGGTCGCCGTCGACGGCGGCGGGGCGCTCTCCGCCTTCCGGCACGTCACCCTCCCCGGACTGCGCCCGGCCCTGCTGCTCACCACGGTCCTGTCCACCATCGGCACCCTCCAGCTCTTCGACGAGCCGTACGTGCTGACCGGCGGCGGCCCGGACAACGCCACCCTGACCATCGGCGTGTACCTGTACCAGAACGCCTTCACATACTTCGACTTCGGCTACGCCTCCGCCATCGCGTACGCCCTCACCGTCCTCGTCGGGCTGCTCGGCCTGATCCAGTTCCGCCTCCTCGGGGAGAAGCCGTGA
- a CDS encoding ABC transporter substrate-binding protein — protein sequence MTDRDSAGHPARRHLLRMGGGALALALAGCTGSGAADAGGSGGKGDPRKGRITVWSWQGPAAELKALLPKFNKEFPDIQVTVEDIGNPAIWDKITAGLAAGGQGLADVLHIGVDYLPGYVERFPGGLADLAPLGATAHKDAFAAGLWQTVCPDGKRVDALPWEANSAGFYYRADLFEKAGVDVGALQTWDETVEAGKRLKARTGAHLLGIDKPASQPDAANFFQLLLQLQGAFYFDLEGRITLDSPEAVRAMTLIKTMNDAGLVSDLAGGWNALMSSLKRGTAAVLPWPTWFGGIIQEQVPAEAGKWKVRLPPAVRRGGPTAATVNSTHLAVAGSSTQQAAAWTFVEFALTRPASQVGIYRGKGIAPALLKAYDDPVFHEPSAFFSGQRKGEIFLSALKAPSPAVNYTGDYARALKLVTDAQSQVLLKGADPAKVLGEAARELARQTGRKAAR from the coding sequence ATGACAGACAGAGACTCGGCAGGACACCCCGCCCGGCGCCACCTCCTCCGCATGGGCGGCGGGGCACTGGCCCTCGCGCTCGCCGGCTGCACCGGCAGCGGCGCCGCCGACGCGGGCGGTTCGGGCGGCAAGGGCGACCCCCGCAAGGGGAGGATCACGGTCTGGTCCTGGCAGGGACCCGCGGCCGAACTCAAGGCCCTGCTACCGAAGTTCAACAAGGAGTTCCCGGACATCCAGGTCACCGTCGAGGACATCGGCAACCCGGCGATCTGGGACAAGATCACGGCGGGCCTGGCCGCCGGCGGCCAGGGCCTCGCCGATGTCCTGCACATCGGCGTGGACTACCTGCCCGGGTACGTCGAGCGCTTCCCCGGCGGTCTCGCCGACCTCGCGCCGCTGGGCGCGACCGCCCACAAGGACGCCTTCGCCGCCGGCCTGTGGCAGACCGTCTGCCCCGACGGCAAGCGGGTCGACGCCCTTCCCTGGGAGGCCAACTCGGCGGGCTTCTACTACCGGGCCGACCTCTTCGAGAAGGCCGGCGTCGACGTCGGCGCGCTGCAGACCTGGGACGAGACGGTCGAGGCGGGCAAGCGGCTCAAGGCCCGCACCGGCGCCCACCTCCTCGGCATCGACAAGCCCGCCTCGCAGCCGGACGCCGCCAACTTCTTCCAGCTGCTGCTCCAGCTCCAGGGCGCCTTCTACTTCGACCTGGAGGGCCGCATCACGCTGGACTCCCCCGAGGCCGTCCGGGCGATGACGCTCATCAAGACCATGAACGACGCCGGTCTGGTCAGCGACCTGGCCGGCGGCTGGAACGCCCTGATGAGCTCGCTGAAGCGGGGCACCGCCGCCGTGCTCCCCTGGCCCACCTGGTTCGGCGGGATCATCCAGGAGCAGGTGCCCGCCGAGGCCGGCAAGTGGAAGGTGCGGCTGCCCCCGGCCGTCCGCCGCGGCGGCCCCACCGCGGCGACGGTGAACTCCACCCACCTCGCCGTCGCGGGCAGCAGCACGCAGCAGGCCGCCGCCTGGACCTTCGTCGAGTTCGCGCTGACCCGGCCCGCCTCCCAGGTGGGCATCTACCGCGGCAAGGGCATCGCGCCCGCCCTGCTCAAGGCGTACGACGACCCGGTCTTCCACGAGCCGTCCGCGTTCTTCAGCGGGCAGCGCAAGGGCGAGATCTTCCTCTCCGCCCTCAAGGCCCCCAGCCCCGCCGTGAACTACACCGGCGACTACGCCCGCGCGCTCAAGCTGGTCACCGACGCCCAGTCCCAGGTGCTCCTCAAGGGCGCCGACCCGGCGAAGGTGCTGGGCGAGGCGGCCCGTGAACTGGCCCGCCAGACGGGCCGGAAGGCCGCCCGATGA